The Hymenobacter baengnokdamensis genome includes a region encoding these proteins:
- a CDS encoding DUF4097 family beta strand repeat-containing protein, with amino-acid sequence MTRFLLAALLLLSSLAPALAQRLVTQTANLTAGQRVLLDLKFAHTIRVRPGAGLSVNARVSINDNQQNDLYRLTTETTGPELAVVEKLDEEKLRQTQYTGDCQEGSRTNSSGGIHGGYTRSAKTGGLRPSVSYHQGEYSYCLKIDYEVTLPVGTALRIMTLTGDIDVSGLSGALTAKTVSGDLLLSSLAGPVTVRSVSGDVKLSNLSSSAVEAITVSGNVDLSWPPAQGADLSLKSITGEVYADPAVTFSNLKAHSYVGYELHGSYGSGTGPLVKLESVSGDVFFRKQP; translated from the coding sequence ATGACCCGCTTTTTACTTGCCGCCCTGCTACTGCTCAGCAGCCTGGCCCCGGCGCTGGCCCAGCGCCTCGTAACCCAAACCGCAAACCTCACCGCCGGCCAGCGCGTGCTGCTGGACCTGAAATTTGCCCATACCATCCGGGTGCGGCCGGGCGCGGGGCTGAGCGTAAATGCCAGGGTTAGTATCAATGACAATCAGCAGAATGACCTCTACCGCCTGACTACCGAAACTACGGGCCCGGAGCTGGCCGTAGTTGAAAAGCTCGACGAAGAAAAGCTGCGCCAAACCCAGTACACCGGCGACTGCCAGGAAGGCAGCCGCACCAATTCTTCGGGGGGCATACACGGCGGCTACACCCGCTCGGCCAAAACCGGCGGGCTGCGGCCCAGTGTCAGCTACCACCAGGGCGAGTACAGCTATTGCCTGAAAATCGACTACGAGGTGACCTTGCCCGTGGGCACGGCCCTGCGTATCATGACCCTTACCGGCGACATCGACGTGAGCGGCCTCAGCGGAGCGCTCACTGCCAAAACAGTGAGCGGCGACCTGCTGCTCAGCAGTCTGGCCGGCCCCGTTACGGTACGCAGCGTGAGCGGTGATGTAAAGCTGAGTAACCTGAGCAGCAGCGCCGTAGAGGCCATTACCGTAAGCGGTAATGTAGACCTGAGCTGGCCGCCGGCCCAGGGCGCCGACCTCAGCCTGAAGAGCATTACGGGGGAGGTGTATGCCGACCCGGCCGTGACGTTCAGCAACCTGAAAGCGCACAGCTACGTGGGCTACGAGCTGCACGGCAGCTACGGCAGCGGCACGGGTCCGCTGGTGAAGCTCGAATCGGTGAGTGGCGACGTGTTTTTCAGAAAGCAGCCGTAG